In a genomic window of Nitrososphaerota archaeon:
- a CDS encoding transposase: MERQNGRWRDREKVMRGLKRADSPVVSGLQIFHNYFRPHGGLGGKIPAEAAGKSRVRTSG, translated from the coding sequence ATGGAGCGGCAGAACGGGAGGTGGAGGGACAGGGAGAAGGTCATGCGGGGCCTCAAGAGGGCAGATTCGCCCGTTGTCAGCGGCCTCCAAATCTTCCACAACTACTTCAGGCCGCACGGAGGGCTTGGAGGCAAGATCCCAGCCGAGGCCGCTGGAAAGTCGCGGGTGAGAACAAGTGGATAA
- a CDS encoding isochorismatase family protein, protein MPVWDDLIKVSDQMIFRRAGYGGKVRPRRRPALLVIDVTTAFVGDRPEPILKSIERFPNSCGEAGWRAVHKIKELMQAARSRSVPVIYTAGVRSSKAEAGMWAEKHKRVLEATDGIYNTVESVPNEIKPQPGDIIISKLKPSAFFGTPLVAQLVSLGIDTLLVTGCTTSGCVRASVVDAFSYNYPTLVVEECVFDRFEISHKVNLFDINQKYASVISLSEAKAYLASLQGRAVRKGNKV, encoded by the coding sequence ATGCCAGTTTGGGATGACCTCATCAAGGTCTCAGACCAGATGATATTCCGGAGGGCGGGGTACGGTGGCAAGGTTAGGCCCCGAAGGAGACCCGCTTTGCTTGTAATAGATGTGACAACCGCCTTTGTGGGTGACAGACCAGAGCCAATCTTGAAATCGATCGAACGTTTCCCGAACAGTTGCGGCGAAGCCGGGTGGAGGGCCGTCCACAAGATCAAGGAACTGATGCAAGCGGCTAGGTCAAGGTCGGTTCCGGTGATATACACCGCGGGGGTAAGAAGCAGCAAGGCAGAAGCGGGAATGTGGGCTGAGAAGCACAAACGCGTATTGGAAGCAACCGATGGCATCTACAATACGGTTGAGAGTGTTCCAAATGAAATAAAGCCCCAACCTGGAGACATCATAATTTCCAAACTCAAGCCAAGCGCCTTCTTCGGAACACCGTTGGTTGCTCAGCTCGTCTCTCTGGGGATAGACACATTGCTTGTCACGGGCTGCACCACGAGCGGGTGCGTGAGGGCCTCCGTTGTGGACGCCTTTTCTTATAACTACCCGACCCTCGTCGTTGAGGAATGCGTCTTCGACCGGTTCGAAATCTCGCACAAGGTCAACCTCTTTGACATCAATCAGAAGTATGCCAGTGTGATCTCCTTGAGCGAAGCCAAGGCTTACTTGGCCTCCTTGCAAGGGAGGGCGGTGAGGAAAGGAAACAAGGTCTGA
- a CDS encoding SRPBCC domain-containing protein: MPTTNTEFSLGLPRDKLWEMLNDLKSLGKCIPGCEAVDVLGPDDSRWKMKLSVGIVSRRIEARAHVAERVKPESLVINLQSIDGDLTGVWKLQLSEENPTSTKVKLTAEITARGAFEWAVNQIIKSQMSKMVSQFVDCISKSIEG, encoded by the coding sequence TTGCCCACAACAAATACCGAGTTCTCTCTGGGACTCCCCCGCGACAAACTTTGGGAAATGTTGAATGACCTCAAAAGTTTAGGAAAATGCATACCTGGTTGCGAAGCGGTTGATGTACTCGGGCCTGATGATTCCAGATGGAAAATGAAACTAAGCGTGGGGATTGTAAGCCGCAGGATAGAGGCAAGAGCTCATGTTGCCGAGAGGGTGAAGCCTGAGAGCCTGGTGATCAACCTACAAAGTATTGATGGAGATTTGACAGGAGTTTGGAAGCTGCAGCTGAGCGAAGAGAACCCAACCTCGACCAAGGTGAAACTTACTGCGGAAATTACGGCACGAGGAGCCTTCGAATGGGCTGTCAACCAGATTATCAAATCACAGATGAGCAAAATGGTCTCCCAATTCGTAGATTGTATTTCGAAGTCTATCGAAGGCTGA
- a CDS encoding (2Fe-2S)-binding protein: MNLEINGALQEVEVSVSTSLADMLRETLGMTGTKRGCDSGGCGMCSVILNGLIVYSCMTPAWKAEGGKLETVEGLERKGKLHQLQDTFVRNSASQCGYCTPGILMAAKALIDSNPHPTEDEIREALCGVLCRCTGYVPYLKSIREVAVQSAIR; encoded by the coding sequence ATGAATTTGGAGATCAACGGAGCATTACAGGAGGTCGAAGTATCAGTCTCAACATCTCTTGCGGACATGCTTAGGGAGACACTCGGAATGACGGGAACAAAGCGGGGATGCGATTCTGGTGGGTGTGGCATGTGCTCCGTAATTCTCAATGGGTTGATTGTCTACTCCTGCATGACGCCCGCTTGGAAGGCGGAAGGAGGGAAGCTTGAGACTGTCGAAGGACTCGAAAGGAAAGGCAAGCTTCACCAACTTCAGGACACTTTCGTAAGGAATTCCGCTTCACAGTGTGGCTACTGCACCCCTGGAATACTTATGGCGGCGAAGGCGCTCATTGACTCGAATCCCCACCCGACGGAAGATGAGATCAGGGAGGCACTGTGTGGTGTCCTGTGCAGATGCACTGGCTACGTTCCCTACTTGAAGAGCATTCGCGAAGTAGCGGTGCAAAGCGCTATCAGGTGA
- a CDS encoding FAD binding domain-containing protein — MPSYGPTTLLRPKDVDEAVKLLREYGTSARLVAGNTTIYELVAQGALVDIDCLIDITHAGLSYVKERENGISIGAATTFAEMARSPVLERPEYFAIKETAKKLTPPQVRNMGTLGGALCSGIPFYDMPTTMLALGARLRIATTEGERELNVEEFFLDYFMTAVSPEEILTEARVEGNLNTGTAFVKLGRTSSDFAVVNAAARVVLDSSKKRIEETRIALGAVANKPVRMEMAEGALEGKVVSKDVILRAAKEAATMEPTASIHASSDYKKRVIPVLVRDALLSAVSRAGGSAES; from the coding sequence ATGCCTAGTTACGGTCCAACGACACTGTTGAGGCCTAAGGACGTTGACGAGGCAGTGAAGCTGCTCAGGGAATACGGAACTTCGGCCAGACTCGTCGCAGGGAATACAACGATCTACGAGCTCGTCGCGCAGGGCGCGCTGGTCGACATTGATTGTCTGATAGATATCACTCATGCCGGCCTGAGTTACGTCAAGGAACGAGAAAATGGGATCAGCATAGGTGCCGCAACCACATTCGCGGAAATGGCGAGGTCACCAGTGCTCGAAAGACCGGAGTACTTTGCCATCAAGGAGACAGCAAAGAAGCTCACCCCGCCTCAGGTGAGAAACATGGGCACCTTGGGAGGCGCGCTTTGCAGTGGGATACCATTTTATGACATGCCGACAACGATGCTCGCACTAGGAGCACGGCTCAGGATTGCCACCACAGAGGGAGAGAGAGAACTTAACGTCGAAGAGTTCTTTCTTGATTATTTCATGACGGCAGTTTCTCCCGAAGAGATTCTTACCGAGGCACGGGTTGAGGGAAACTTGAACACAGGAACTGCGTTTGTCAAGCTGGGAAGGACATCGTCCGATTTCGCGGTTGTAAATGCAGCAGCCAGAGTGGTGCTTGATTCGTCGAAAAAGAGAATTGAAGAAACTCGTATTGCCCTCGGCGCCGTGGCCAACAAGCCAGTCCGCATGGAGATGGCCGAAGGAGCTCTCGAAGGGAAAGTTGTTTCAAAGGACGTCATATTGAGGGCAGCAAAGGAGGCGGCAACCATGGAGCCAACGGCCTCTATTCACGCCTCCAGTGACTACAAGAAGCGGGTCATCCCTGTTCTCGTAAGGGATGCGCTGCTATCGGCAGTCAGCAGAGCGGGGGGGAGTGCAGAAAGTTGA
- a CDS encoding xanthine dehydrogenase family protein molybdopterin-binding subunit, with protein MSSQEEVLRQPETSLVGVSLPRVDSKLKVSGKALYTRDMSLPNMLYARIKRSPFSHARILRIDMRAAREALGVKAVITGEDFPEIGTEDTPALARGEILYANQAVVAVAAETRALANGAVDLIEVEYEELPPILDVEAAMLPNPPSVISHPGEKTESPNVGRHLKIRKGDVEEGFRHSGMIVENTYTTAMESHFQLEPLTFLAQPDPDGGVTIWGTSAGPHKIQAEVSTYIGVDRYLVRGRVPYMGGWFGSKEESHVAAVCAMLAMKTGRPVKLELSREETMTATGVRHSSRISIRDGLSKDGKILAREIRALYNGGAYGSLGNNVMRNSLFAACAVYDIPNLKIDTYRVYTNLPPGTTKRAPLGLQMVWAIESQMDLLASRIGSDPIEYRKWHLLQDGQENAMGELVEDASFERCLNETAKSIGWGVKPQGEGVWKAGKGVSLAAKWGPVGPHQAMVRVRENGKVEIWAELVENGAGIYTSIAQLVATEFGISAGDVIVMPFVLGYSDSSTSGLSGGASASRQLVNVGRATQLACQDAKRKIAERGARILHTSPEGIEVSGKRVFAKTDPRRSIMISDLFTQANILAGKLAVSGLVEGMEFVGYGTVFKKAAETDPETGRTLGGRISPYYIPVCQAAEVVVNIETGLVRIRRIAAAMDVGKAINPEIVKAQIIGSVAMGASAALGEEMVVSNGKTANANLADYKLLNVLDAPDIDPLIIETAYHDGPYGAKGAGEPSTLPTAAAIRNAIHDAVGVWLNDLPMTPERVLEALSKRVETHA; from the coding sequence TTGTCTAGTCAGGAAGAGGTCCTCCGTCAGCCCGAAACCTCCCTGGTGGGGGTGTCCCTCCCTCGCGTTGATTCAAAACTGAAGGTGAGTGGCAAAGCCCTCTACACAAGAGACATGAGTCTGCCCAACATGCTCTACGCAAGGATAAAGCGCAGCCCATTCTCACATGCTCGGATACTCCGCATTGACATGCGTGCGGCTCGGGAAGCCCTCGGTGTCAAAGCAGTCATAACGGGAGAGGATTTCCCTGAGATAGGTACGGAGGACACACCGGCGCTTGCGCGTGGGGAGATTCTTTACGCGAACCAGGCAGTAGTTGCAGTCGCCGCAGAAACACGAGCTCTTGCGAATGGAGCAGTCGACCTCATCGAGGTGGAATACGAGGAGCTCCCACCAATTCTAGATGTAGAGGCTGCTATGCTGCCCAATCCCCCCTCTGTTATCAGCCATCCAGGCGAGAAAACGGAATCGCCCAATGTGGGAAGGCATCTCAAGATTAGGAAGGGAGACGTTGAGGAAGGCTTCCGACACTCAGGCATGATCGTCGAGAACACGTACACGACCGCCATGGAATCCCACTTCCAACTTGAGCCGCTGACCTTCCTCGCGCAACCTGATCCTGACGGAGGCGTAACGATCTGGGGCACAAGTGCTGGTCCGCACAAAATCCAGGCCGAGGTTTCGACTTACATCGGCGTTGATCGCTATCTTGTGAGAGGCAGAGTCCCGTACATGGGCGGGTGGTTCGGAAGCAAGGAGGAATCTCACGTCGCGGCGGTGTGCGCGATGCTCGCAATGAAGACGGGCCGACCCGTCAAGCTCGAACTCTCCAGAGAAGAAACCATGACTGCAACTGGGGTTCGACACTCTTCCAGAATCAGCATAAGAGATGGGCTAAGCAAGGATGGAAAGATACTCGCCCGCGAGATAAGAGCGCTCTACAACGGAGGTGCTTACGGCTCGCTTGGAAATAACGTTATGCGAAACAGCTTATTCGCGGCATGCGCCGTCTACGACATCCCTAACCTCAAGATCGACACATACAGAGTCTACACAAACCTTCCCCCCGGGACAACAAAAAGGGCGCCACTCGGTCTTCAAATGGTGTGGGCGATAGAGTCGCAAATGGACCTGCTAGCATCCAGGATTGGTTCAGACCCCATTGAGTACAGAAAGTGGCATCTTCTGCAAGATGGGCAGGAGAATGCGATGGGTGAACTTGTAGAAGACGCCTCTTTCGAGAGGTGCCTCAATGAAACGGCGAAGTCTATCGGGTGGGGAGTGAAACCGCAGGGAGAAGGAGTTTGGAAAGCAGGTAAGGGAGTCTCGTTGGCTGCGAAGTGGGGGCCCGTTGGCCCACACCAGGCGATGGTCAGAGTAAGAGAGAACGGGAAGGTCGAAATCTGGGCCGAGCTTGTAGAGAATGGTGCGGGAATCTACACGAGTATAGCACAGCTGGTCGCGACCGAGTTTGGGATATCCGCAGGGGACGTAATTGTTATGCCATTTGTTCTAGGCTACTCCGATTCTTCCACGAGTGGACTCTCGGGAGGTGCATCAGCAAGCAGACAACTTGTGAACGTTGGTCGCGCGACCCAACTGGCCTGCCAAGATGCAAAGAGGAAGATTGCTGAGCGCGGGGCCAGAATTCTACACACTTCACCCGAGGGAATAGAAGTAAGCGGAAAAAGAGTATTTGCGAAGACTGACCCAAGAAGGTCAATCATGATTTCGGATCTATTCACGCAAGCGAACATTCTCGCTGGAAAGCTCGCCGTGAGCGGATTGGTGGAAGGGATGGAATTTGTAGGGTACGGGACCGTATTCAAGAAGGCGGCTGAAACTGACCCAGAGACCGGTCGGACGCTGGGGGGAAGAATCTCTCCTTACTATATTCCGGTGTGTCAGGCGGCAGAGGTTGTCGTGAATATTGAAACAGGGTTAGTGAGAATTAGGCGCATCGCTGCTGCAATGGACGTGGGGAAAGCAATAAACCCCGAAATAGTGAAGGCGCAGATCATAGGATCCGTGGCGATGGGTGCAAGCGCTGCACTCGGTGAGGAGATGGTGGTTTCCAATGGAAAGACCGCAAATGCGAATCTGGCTGATTACAAGCTGCTTAACGTGCTGGATGCCCCTGATATTGACCCATTAATCATAGAGACTGCATACCATGATGGTCCATATGGGGCTAAAGGAGCTGGTGAACCTTCAACTCTCCCAACTGCAGCTGCAATTAGGAATGCAATTCATGATGCAGTTGGGGTGTGGCTCAACGACTTGCCAATGACGCCAGAGAGGGTCTTGGAGGCGCTGTCGAAGCGCGTTGAGACACATGCCTAG
- a CDS encoding ABC transporter substrate-binding protein gives MTKLSLTYAGRDYDRTHALIDGKVRPKDTELRYIVVEDPDQIFRRMISHKEFDSCEFSLSSYLASRSAGDESYVALPVFPSRVFRHSYIFCNTEAKISEPADLVGAKVGIPEWQQTASIWIKGILQHEYDVPIRLIDWVRFRGERYPMKRVRKFKILEAPDLTPETSMERAGVALEKGEIDALISSRPPAGLYNGKRTRRLFVEWKAEEERYFKRTGIFPIMHTVVLQRQVYEKNPWVAKSLFDAFQTSKESGYRYLEDHGDKISLAWARSALEEQRALMGPDPYPYGLGDNRKTISTFMEYQREQEVIARTVRLDDVFLQDFSTG, from the coding sequence TTGACCAAGCTCAGTCTAACCTATGCCGGGAGAGATTATGACCGAACTCATGCCCTGATAGACGGAAAGGTTCGACCAAAGGATACCGAACTCAGGTACATCGTAGTAGAGGATCCTGACCAAATCTTCCGAAGAATGATAAGTCACAAGGAGTTCGACTCTTGCGAATTCTCCCTATCATCCTACCTGGCATCTCGGAGCGCGGGCGACGAGTCCTACGTCGCCCTGCCGGTCTTCCCGTCCAGAGTCTTCAGACACTCTTACATATTCTGCAACACAGAAGCCAAGATTAGCGAACCCGCTGATCTTGTGGGCGCCAAGGTTGGTATCCCTGAATGGCAACAAACCGCTTCCATTTGGATAAAGGGAATACTTCAACACGAGTATGATGTGCCAATTCGATTGATAGATTGGGTCAGGTTCAGGGGCGAGAGGTACCCGATGAAGCGTGTAAGGAAATTCAAGATACTCGAGGCCCCTGACCTCACTCCCGAGACATCCATGGAAAGAGCTGGGGTCGCCCTTGAAAAGGGAGAGATCGACGCGCTGATAAGTTCAAGGCCCCCAGCAGGGCTGTACAACGGCAAGAGAACAAGGCGGCTCTTTGTGGAATGGAAAGCGGAAGAAGAGCGGTATTTCAAACGTACGGGCATATTTCCCATAATGCACACCGTTGTCCTACAGAGGCAGGTGTACGAAAAGAATCCATGGGTGGCCAAAAGTCTCTTTGACGCCTTCCAGACCTCGAAGGAGTCAGGTTACAGGTATCTGGAGGATCATGGCGACAAGATCAGCCTCGCATGGGCACGGAGTGCGTTGGAGGAGCAGCGGGCGTTGATGGGTCCAGATCCCTATCCCTACGGACTAGGGGATAACAGAAAGACAATCAGCACGTTCATGGAATATCAACGAGAGCAGGAGGTAATCGCGAGGACAGTCCGATTAGATGATGTTTTTCTGCAAGATTTCTCGACCGGATGA
- a CDS encoding class II aldolase/adducin family protein has product MSASVANLRRRIAFACRIAFLEGLHEELGNEYAGHISVRTDNDRILMPGHVHELARGLGEMTSGDIISLDLNGRVVEGKLNPVDEVYIHTHIYQARPEVNSIAHLHPPTATALGSTDAQLLPISLRGSLFADGVPVLKRGPRLIDDHEIADEMVARLGNRKAIIHKGHGVVTVGRNLEEACFLMISLEGAARNQILASHFGKVVPFDEANVSEYAKKVDLSKKTEGWKYYENKWKRFRPD; this is encoded by the coding sequence GTGTCGGCTTCCGTCGCGAATTTAAGGCGCAGAATAGCTTTTGCGTGCCGGATAGCTTTCCTGGAGGGCCTGCACGAGGAGTTGGGCAATGAATATGCTGGGCACATAAGCGTAAGGACCGATAATGATAGGATACTGATGCCGGGTCACGTGCATGAACTTGCAAGAGGGCTTGGGGAGATGACATCGGGTGACATCATCTCGCTCGATCTGAATGGCAGGGTGGTTGAGGGGAAACTCAACCCGGTCGACGAAGTGTACATTCACACGCATATTTACCAGGCGCGTCCAGAAGTAAACAGCATAGCACACCTACATCCTCCAACTGCAACCGCATTGGGTAGTACCGACGCTCAACTGCTTCCAATTTCCCTAAGAGGCTCGCTCTTTGCTGACGGTGTACCGGTTCTCAAGCGTGGACCCCGACTTATCGACGACCATGAGATTGCCGATGAAATGGTAGCCAGGCTCGGAAATCGCAAGGCAATCATCCACAAAGGGCATGGCGTTGTGACAGTCGGGAGAAACTTGGAAGAAGCCTGCTTCTTGATGATCAGCCTCGAAGGCGCCGCGCGAAACCAGATACTCGCCAGCCACTTCGGCAAGGTGGTTCCGTTTGATGAAGCAAATGTGTCGGAGTATGCGAAAAAGGTTGACCTTTCAAAGAAGACAGAGGGCTGGAAGTACTATGAGAACAAGTGGAAGAGATTCAGGCCCGATTAG
- a CDS encoding amidohydrolase — protein sequence MFCHIFPQRLLKSLTSSQLPSFLTPNPGRHFTDAGHRVKVMDRFGIQMEALTVSLPSFWGRIPNNDRRALTRLSNDALAEVTDKFPDRLIPVASLPDPADQDALDELDRGINELGMKGCMIFSNVDGKPLDSIEFDPFFQRMEKYDLPVLLHPMTWQYYPWIREYDLFQTFGWPFDTSLAMARLVFGGVLQRHPELKVVCHHVGAMIPHFSERIRGVYDTSVERGTSHGEIPTDSASKTSRAITDPIEAFKKFYADTVTNGGLSALRCGYEFFGAEKLVFATDYPFGPDQGENYTKGIIKNVVDLRISEEEREKIFEINARNLLRLD from the coding sequence ATGTTCTGCCACATCTTTCCCCAACGTCTATTGAAGTCGCTAACTAGTAGCCAGCTTCCTAGTTTCCTCACACCCAATCCGGGCAGACACTTTACCGATGCGGGTCATAGGGTGAAGGTCATGGACAGATTTGGAATTCAGATGGAAGCGCTCACCGTCTCGCTTCCCTCGTTCTGGGGAAGGATACCCAATAATGACCGTAGAGCCTTGACCAGGCTTTCTAATGATGCGCTGGCCGAAGTCACTGACAAGTTCCCCGACCGATTGATTCCCGTTGCGTCGTTGCCAGACCCAGCCGATCAAGATGCCCTCGACGAACTTGACAGAGGAATAAATGAACTGGGAATGAAGGGCTGCATGATCTTCTCGAATGTAGATGGAAAACCTCTGGACTCGATAGAATTCGACCCCTTCTTCCAGCGGATGGAGAAATACGATCTGCCGGTGCTTCTGCACCCGATGACTTGGCAGTACTATCCTTGGATACGTGAATATGACCTCTTCCAGACGTTTGGTTGGCCCTTCGACACTAGTTTGGCTATGGCTAGACTCGTTTTTGGGGGGGTTCTACAGAGACATCCAGAGTTGAAAGTGGTTTGTCATCACGTCGGCGCCATGATTCCTCACTTTAGCGAGAGAATCAGGGGCGTATACGACACTTCCGTGGAGCGGGGAACGAGTCATGGTGAAATCCCCACAGATTCAGCCTCAAAGACGAGTAGAGCCATCACGGATCCGATCGAAGCCTTCAAGAAATTCTATGCAGACACAGTGACCAACGGTGGTCTGTCTGCACTCCGTTGCGGCTACGAGTTTTTCGGAGCTGAAAAGCTAGTCTTCGCAACGGACTATCCCTTTGGTCCAGACCAGGGTGAGAACTACACCAAGGGAATAATAAAGAACGTCGTGGATTTGAGGATTAGTGAAGAAGAAAGAGAGAAGATTTTCGAAATCAATGCGAGGAACTTGCTAAGACTGGACTAG
- a CDS encoding ribosome biogenesis/translation initiation ATPase RLI has protein sequence MVHRVAVVDDDLCQSKKCGLECIKECPVNINGQECIVLRPDKISLISEDLCIGCGICIKVCPFDAIDILNLSEELKTEKIHQYGVNSFRLFHIPTVRKGQVVGLVGRNGIGKSTALKILAGQLVPNLGDYEHPPSWDKFLSYLSGREMKEHFERVADGEMRVSLKPQAVYKLPEAWPGETRRMLKQMDERKALDDVVAKLNLGETLDKKLPDLSGGELQRVAVAAAALKDADLYLFDEPSSYNDVYQRLAVSRLISGLAEQGKAVLVVEHDVAFLDYVADYAQIIYGEPGAYGVVSGLYAARTGINALLDGYLPQENIRFRDHAVSFGERAAGETAESEEVVAKYTDLRKSYEGFKLKVDGGAINQGTILGVVGANALGKTTFLKMVAGQEKPTKGKVSVDATVAYKPQYLSSAFDGTVDEFLTSTLGARYGEPDLQDALAVPLRMEKLLARKVKELSGGELQKVAIVATMAQKAEVYALDEPSAFLDVEDRFVVARAINRMVKARGKAAIIIDHDLQVVDIVSDRLMVFAGTPGVEGEATTPLSKEDGMNAFLKQVGLTYRRDVNTGRPRVNKPGSKLDREQKENGTYYYVTSKKGGDVEGRESEEQ, from the coding sequence ATGGTACATCGAGTAGCCGTGGTGGACGACGACCTCTGCCAGAGCAAGAAGTGCGGGCTTGAATGCATCAAGGAGTGCCCAGTCAACATAAACGGCCAGGAGTGCATCGTGCTCCGCCCGGACAAGATATCCCTGATCTCCGAAGACCTCTGCATAGGCTGCGGCATCTGCATCAAGGTCTGCCCTTTTGACGCCATAGACATCCTGAACCTGAGCGAGGAACTCAAGACTGAGAAGATCCACCAGTACGGGGTCAACTCGTTCAGGCTCTTCCACATACCTACGGTCAGGAAGGGACAGGTAGTAGGTCTGGTCGGGCGCAACGGCATCGGCAAGTCAACAGCCCTGAAGATACTCGCCGGTCAGCTGGTGCCCAACCTGGGGGACTACGAGCACCCGCCGAGCTGGGACAAGTTCCTTTCATACCTCAGCGGCCGCGAGATGAAGGAGCACTTCGAAAGGGTAGCGGACGGGGAGATGAGAGTCTCCCTGAAGCCCCAGGCGGTCTACAAGCTCCCCGAGGCCTGGCCGGGAGAGACGAGGAGGATGCTCAAGCAGATGGACGAGAGGAAGGCGCTGGACGACGTCGTGGCGAAGCTGAACCTGGGCGAGACCCTGGACAAGAAACTCCCCGACCTGAGCGGAGGGGAGCTGCAGCGCGTAGCCGTCGCCGCAGCCGCTCTCAAGGACGCTGACCTCTACCTTTTCGACGAACCTTCCTCCTACAACGACGTCTACCAGAGGCTCGCCGTCTCCAGGCTCATCAGCGGACTAGCAGAGCAGGGGAAGGCTGTCCTGGTAGTGGAGCACGACGTCGCGTTCCTCGACTACGTGGCAGACTACGCCCAGATAATCTACGGGGAGCCCGGGGCCTACGGCGTCGTTTCTGGGCTCTACGCGGCGAGGACCGGCATCAACGCCCTCCTCGACGGGTACCTCCCCCAGGAGAACATCCGGTTCAGGGACCACGCGGTGTCCTTCGGCGAGAGGGCTGCGGGGGAGACCGCAGAAAGCGAGGAGGTCGTCGCGAAGTACACCGACCTGAGGAAATCCTACGAGGGATTCAAGCTCAAGGTCGACGGAGGGGCCATCAACCAGGGGACCATCCTCGGCGTCGTGGGCGCCAACGCCCTGGGGAAGACAACCTTCCTGAAGATGGTCGCGGGCCAAGAGAAGCCGACCAAGGGGAAGGTCTCAGTGGACGCGACGGTCGCCTACAAGCCCCAGTACCTTTCTTCGGCCTTCGACGGGACCGTGGACGAGTTCCTTACGAGCACCCTCGGAGCGCGCTACGGCGAGCCTGACCTTCAGGACGCCCTGGCGGTCCCCCTCAGGATGGAGAAGCTTCTCGCTCGCAAGGTGAAGGAGCTGAGCGGCGGGGAGCTTCAGAAGGTCGCGATAGTTGCTACCATGGCCCAGAAAGCGGAGGTCTACGCCCTCGACGAGCCTTCAGCCTTCCTCGACGTCGAGGACAGGTTCGTAGTCGCCAGGGCGATCAACAGGATGGTCAAGGCCAGGGGGAAGGCGGCGATAATAATCGACCACGACCTGCAGGTCGTCGACATCGTGTCCGACAGGCTCATGGTCTTCGCGGGCACGCCGGGAGTGGAAGGAGAGGCGACGACCCCGCTCAGCAAGGAGGATGGGATGAACGCGTTCCTGAAGCAGGTCGGCCTCACATACAGGCGTGACGTGAACACCGGCAGGCCAAGGGTGAACAAGCCCGGGAGCAAACTCGACCGGGAGCAGAAGGAGAACGGGACCTACTACTATGTGACCTCTAAAAAGGGTGGTGACGTAGAGGGAAGGGAGTCAGAAGAACAATAG
- the surE gene encoding 5'/3'-nucleotidase SurE produces the protein MAKDRKLVMVTNDDSVQSNGLTDLARAVSKHAEVMIVAPEQPQSATALAMTFHKPLRVTKVKRAEFACYAVSGTPGDCVMIGVNKVLPRRPDLVVSGINIGDNNTFQDVLASGTVAAALESAITGIPALAFSMEVREESLFALEYDQPDFATQAQVAGEIVGDVLEFGMPGGAEILNVNFPYKMELNTDILLTEVGRRKYTDKVIVRKDPRGRAYYWLFGERLSAFPPRTDAEAVITQKKVSISPMVLNMSGPVTTSLEKMRDRVQRRLRGSKTRGQLRNK, from the coding sequence GTGGCAAAAGATAGAAAGCTCGTGATGGTCACCAACGACGACAGCGTCCAGAGCAACGGACTCACCGACCTGGCCAGGGCAGTGTCCAAGCATGCCGAAGTGATGATAGTCGCTCCCGAGCAGCCGCAGAGCGCCACCGCACTGGCCATGACCTTCCACAAACCTCTGAGGGTGACCAAGGTGAAGAGGGCCGAGTTCGCATGCTACGCAGTGTCGGGGACGCCCGGGGACTGCGTCATGATCGGGGTGAACAAGGTCCTCCCCAGACGTCCCGACCTCGTCGTCTCCGGGATAAACATCGGCGACAACAACACCTTCCAGGACGTCCTCGCGTCTGGCACAGTCGCCGCCGCCCTGGAGTCCGCGATAACCGGGATTCCTGCCCTGGCCTTCTCGATGGAAGTGAGGGAGGAGTCGCTCTTCGCACTTGAGTACGACCAGCCGGACTTTGCAACCCAGGCCCAGGTCGCAGGGGAGATCGTCGGCGACGTGCTGGAGTTCGGGATGCCCGGCGGGGCTGAGATACTGAACGTGAACTTTCCATACAAGATGGAGCTGAACACAGACATCCTCCTGACGGAGGTTGGGCGGAGGAAGTACACCGACAAGGTGATCGTCAGGAAGGACCCTAGAGGAAGGGCGTACTACTGGCTCTTCGGGGAGCGGCTCTCCGCTTTCCCCCCTAGGACGGACGCTGAGGCTGTAATCACCCAGAAGAAGGTCTCTATCTCTCCCATGGTCCTCAACATGTCGGGCCCGGTCACCACCAGCCTAGAAAAGATGAGGGACCGAGTCCAGCGAAGGTTGAGAGGTTCCAAGACCAGGGGTCAGCTCAGAAATAAATAG